A DNA window from Trichosurus vulpecula isolate mTriVul1 chromosome 2, mTriVul1.pri, whole genome shotgun sequence contains the following coding sequences:
- the TNFRSF25 gene encoding LOW QUALITY PROTEIN: tumor necrosis factor receptor superfamily member 25 (The sequence of the model RefSeq protein was modified relative to this genomic sequence to represent the inferred CDS: substituted 1 base at 1 genomic stop codon) — MLPRGRTVTAVARGLGGKERASLRRKEDHSRVCLVLRLKEAFLLVVMVEGSALNPGHQESPPLLRSPRTSPGLSPMFNQSPLSQKSWLCSTPQYFWDESSRQCCRSCPAGHFLEAACTEPQGPSSCXPCHQDTFLSRGDHNAMQCARCQLCDEDGPAHQVVVQNCSSAANTQCGCAPGWFPECSVNPCRADSPFFCIPCRNCSTLHRHTRFPCSGKDTVCGKCLPGFCQDQKNSCVPEPCPITESEKELSTVPSPKATRNLTPYPQSAGVWLQYFLVVPTSLTVLLLLGWGLFYSYRKFWVPKPQAHYETEMEALKRQWVLNPSPVGRPSLALNRYNEVCALQLVGNRGPSSPPLAREVTGPEDAWPVLWGQPPNRGNGPGAGTLQPGPQLYEVMDSVPARRWKEFVRTLGLREAEIEAVEAEIGRFRDQQYEMLKRWRPQQPGGLGAVYAALERMGLEGCAEDLRSRLQRGP, encoded by the exons ATGCTGCCCCGGGGCCGCACAGTCACAGCCGTGGCACGG GGTCTGGGAGGAAAGGAACGAGCGAGCTTACGAAGGAAGGAGGATCATTCCCGGGTCTGTCTAGTTCTCCGGTTGAAGGAG GCATTCCTCTTGGTGGTGATGGTAGAAGGCAGTGCTCTGAACCCTGGCCATCAGGAATCCCCACCCCTTCTAAGGAGCCCCAGGACCTCCCCAGGGCTGAGCCCAATGTTCAACCAGAGCCCCCTTTCTCAgaaatcctggctttgctcaaCTCCCCAATATTTTTGGGACGAATCAAGTAGACAGTGCTGTAGGAGCTGCCCAGCAG GGCATTTCCTGGAAGCTGCCTGCACTGAGCCCCAAGGTCCTTCCTCCTGTTGACCCTGCCATCAGGACACCTTCCTGTCTAGAGGGGACCATAATGCAATGCAGTGTGCCCGATGTCAACTCTGTGATGAGGATG gCCCTGCCCATCAGGTTGTTGTTCAGAACTGCTCATCTGCGGCCAACACCCAGTGTGGCTGTGCTCCTGGCTGGTTCCCTGAGTGCTCTGTAAACCCTTGCCGGGCTGATTCACCTTTCTTCTGTATTCCATGCCGGAACTGTTCAACTCTACACCGACACACACGGTTCCCTT GTTCTGGAAAAGACACTGTTTGTGGGAAGTGTTTGCCAGGCTTCTGTCAGGACCAGAAGAACAGTTGTGTTCCTGAGCCCTGCCCCAT TACTGAGAGCGAAAAGGAACTGTCCACAGTGCCCAGCCCAAAGGCCACTCGTAACCTGACTCCCTACCCCCAGTCTGCAG GGGTCTGGCTCCAGTACTTCTTGGTGGTGCCTACATCGCTAACAGTTCTGCTCTTGCTAGGATGGGGCCTGTTCTACAGCTACCGGAAATTCTGGGTcccaaagccccaggctcact ATGAAACGGAAATGGAAGCCTTGAAACGCCAGTGG GTACTCAACCCTTCACCTGTAGGTCGACCTTCCCTGGCCCTGAACAGGTACAATGAGGTGTGTGCCCTACAGCTTGTGGGGAACCGTGGTCCTAGCAGCCCTCCACTAGCCCGGGAAGTCACGGGCCCAGAAGATGCATGGCCTGTGCTCTGGGGCCAACCGCCCAACAGAGGCAATG GTCCTGGGGCCGGCACTCTCCAGCCCGGCCCACAGCTGTATGAGGTGATGGACTCGGTGCCTGCGCGGCGCTGGAAGGAGTTCGTGCGAACCCTGGGGCTTCGGGAGGCGGAGATCGAGGCAGTGGAGGCGGAGATTGGCCGCTTCCGCGATCAGCAGTACGAGATGCTTAAGCGGTGGCGCCCGCAGCAGCCCGGCGGCCTGGGCGCAGTCTACGCAGCCCTGGAGCGGATGGGTCTGGAAGGCTGCGCCGAAGACCTGCGCAGCCGGCTGCAGCGGGGCCCGTGA